The following proteins come from a genomic window of Perognathus longimembris pacificus isolate PPM17 chromosome 12, ASM2315922v1, whole genome shotgun sequence:
- the C12H8orf33 gene encoding UPF0488 protein C8orf33 homolog — protein MAAPECAAQETPAALHPGAVHASRRPRLPGSVPGVRNLSAAVQCSGQPKGCGTATRTYPIGGDGSAGSRKPKKKKTRIKASVRNGDESSEKPGPEESPVSAEAQTDRLALELAWCVEQLELGLKMQRSTPKQKEQAIGAIRTLRSEKAPLPRKRQLMRSLFGDYRAQMEAEWQEALRALRTAALSAQVQSVGEATRKKSGRVCRPRLTGKAKSTLDSPGEEFRFNFF, from the exons ATGGCG GCTCCAGAGTGCGCTGCTCAGGAGACACCAGCAGCCCTACATCCTGGCGCTGTCCACGCATCTCGTAGGCCTCGGCTTCCAGGTTCTGTCCCTGGCGTCCGGAATCTTTCTGCTGCCGTTCAGTGCTCAGGGCAACCTAAGGGCTGTGGGACTGCTACCAGAACATATCCCATAGGTGGTGACGGCAGTGCAGGCTCCAGgaagccaaaaaagaagaaaaccaggaTCAAGGCGTCTGTAAGGAATGGAGACGAGTCCTCAGAGAAACCTGGCCCGGAGGAATCCCCTGTTAGCGCCGAGGCCCAG ACAGACCGGCTGGCCCTGGAATTAGCCTGGTGCGTGGAGCAGCTGGAGTTGGGCCTCAAGATGCAGAGATCAACCCCTAAACAGA agGAGCAAGCTATTGGGGCCATTCGAACCCTGCGCAGTGAAAAAGCTCCCTTGCCACGCAAGAGGCAGCTGATGCGTTCTTTGTTTGGGGACTACAGGGCTCAAATGGAGGCTGAGTGGCAGGAGGCCCTGCGGGCACTCAGGACTG CCGCTCTTTCAGCTCAAGTACAGTCTGTTGGTGAGGCTACCAGAAAGAAGAGTGGAAGGGTCTGCAGGCCTCGTCTAACAGGGAAAGCCAAGTCCACTCTGGACTCTCCTGGTGAAGAATTTAGGTTCAATTTCTTTTAG
- the LOC125360729 gene encoding 5-hydroxyisourate hydrolase-like isoform X2, producing the protein MESKSSPLTTHVLDTASGLPAEGLCLRLSRLEDFTQQWTELRRSYTDPDGRCPGLLIPGQMKPGTYKLSFDTEAYWKKRGQESFYPYVEVVFNIAKETQKFHVPLLLSPWSYTTYRGS; encoded by the exons ATGGAGTCCAAGAGCAGCCCGCTGACCACACATGTGCTAGACACCGCCTCGGGGCTCCCGGCTGAGGGCCTCTGCCTTCGTTTATCCAGGCTGGAAGACTTCACCCAGCAGTGGACAGAATTGAGGAGGAG CTACACAGACCCAGATGGCCGCTGCCCTGGACTCCTGATACCAGgtcaaatgaagccaggcacctaCAAACTGTCTTTCGACACTGAGGCTTACTGGAAGAAAAGGGGGCAGGAGAGCTTCTACCCATATGTGGAG GTTGTTTTCAACATTGCAAAGGAAACTCAGAAGTTCCACGTGCCTCTGCTACTGAGCCCCTGGTCATACACCACCTACCGAGGGAGCTAG
- the LOC125360729 gene encoding 5-hydroxyisourate hydrolase-like isoform X1: protein MLQRQLSSPQGSSMESKSSPLTTHVLDTASGLPAEGLCLRLSRLEDFTQQWTELRRSYTDPDGRCPGLLIPGQMKPGTYKLSFDTEAYWKKRGQESFYPYVEVVFNIAKETQKFHVPLLLSPWSYTTYRGS, encoded by the exons ATGCTACAGCGACAACTGAGCTCCCCGCAG GGCAGTAGCATGGAGTCCAAGAGCAGCCCGCTGACCACACATGTGCTAGACACCGCCTCGGGGCTCCCGGCTGAGGGCCTCTGCCTTCGTTTATCCAGGCTGGAAGACTTCACCCAGCAGTGGACAGAATTGAGGAGGAG CTACACAGACCCAGATGGCCGCTGCCCTGGACTCCTGATACCAGgtcaaatgaagccaggcacctaCAAACTGTCTTTCGACACTGAGGCTTACTGGAAGAAAAGGGGGCAGGAGAGCTTCTACCCATATGTGGAG GTTGTTTTCAACATTGCAAAGGAAACTCAGAAGTTCCACGTGCCTCTGCTACTGAGCCCCTGGTCATACACCACCTACCGAGGGAGCTAG